In one window of Notolabrus celidotus isolate fNotCel1 chromosome 15, fNotCel1.pri, whole genome shotgun sequence DNA:
- the prkab2 gene encoding 5'-AMP-activated protein kinase subunit beta-2 — translation MGNTSDRMAGERHGAKAHRSDSSGSQKDHEPSSKMVDSTDDPNIFNTHGPESKTAGEKEFTPDLDDLVKTSRQARPTVIRWAGGGKEVYIAGSFNNWSTKIPLNKSHNDFVAILDLPEGEHQYKFFVDGQWVHDPSEPVVTSQLGTINNLIQVKKSDFEVFDALHVDSLECSDTSDLSSSPPGPYGQEQYVFRPEAHFKAPPILPPHLLQVILNKDTNISCDPALLPEPNHVMLNHLYALSIKDGVMVLSATHRYKKKYVTSLLYKPI, via the exons ATGGGAAACACAAGTGACAGAATGGCTGGAGAGCGCCATGGAGCCAAGGCCCACCGCTCAGACAGCAGCGGCAGTCAGAAAGACCATGAGCCCAGCAGCAAGATGGTGGACAGCACAGATGACCCCAACATTTTCAACACCCACGGGCCAGAGTCCAAG ACAGCAGGAGAGAAAGAATTCACCCCAGATCTGGATGATTTGGTGAAAACCAGTCGTCAGGCCCGGCCAACCGTTATCCGCTGGGCTGGAGGGGGAAAAGAGGTCTACATCGCTGGTTCCTTTAACAACTGGAGCACAAAGATACCACTAAATAAGAG ccatAATGACTTTGTAGCCATCCTGGACCTGCCTGAAGGAGAGCACCAGTACAAGTTTTTTGTAGATGGACAGTGGGTCCATGATCCCTCAGAG CCAGTCGTAACCAGCCAGCTCGGCACCATCAACAACTTAATCCAGGTGAAGAAGTCCGACTTCGAGGTGTTTGACGCGCTGCATGTTGACTCTCTGGAGTGCTCCGACACATCAG atCTATCCAGCTCTCCACCAGGTCCATACGGGCAGGAGCAATATGTCTTCAGACCTGAGGCGCATTTTAAAGCCCCACCAATTCTCCCCCCTCACCTCCTTCAAGTTATTCTCAACAAGGACACCAATATATCA tgtgaCCCTGCCCTGCTGCCTGAACCAAACCACGTCATGTTGAACCATCTTTACGCTCTCTCGATAAAG GACGGGGTGATGGTGCTGAGTGCCACTCACAGATACAAAAAGAAATACGTCACCTCTCTGCTCTACAAGCCGATCTAA
- the LOC117827297 gene encoding calcium-binding mitochondrial carrier protein SCaMC-1-like has protein sequence MYPTLRTFLLSNARCWDADSERSYQDLFESLDTNKDGKVDVAELRAGLKAMGIFRLGAAQKIVSSGDKNKDGCLDFNEFSKYLKEHEKKLRLTFKSLDRNNDGRIDASEIQQSLAELGIDISKENAQKILHSMDIDGTMMVDWNEWREHFLFHPAHNLEEIIRYWKHSSVLDIGDSLAIPDEFTEEEKSSGGWWKQLCAGAVAGAVSRTGTAPLDRMKVFMQVHSSKTNRISLLGGFRQMIVEGGLTSLWRGNGTNVLKIAPETAIKFMAYEQYKKLLSSEGKKIETHKRFMAGSLAGATAQTAIYPMEVLKTRLTLRKTGQYSGMFDCAKKVLRKEGVKAFYKGYVPNLVGIIPYAGIDLAVYESLKNAWLSYRATDSANPGVLVLVGCGTISSTCGQLASYPLALVRTRMQAQASLNASDQPSMSSLMKNIVAKDGFFGLYRGILPNFMKVIPAVSISYVVYEYMKTGLGIS, from the exons ATGTATCCAACGTTACGGACGTTTTTACTATCAAATGCTCGGTGCTGGGATGCCGACAGTGAGAGGTCATATCAGGACCTGTTTGAGAGTCTGGATACTAATAAAGATGGGAAGGTGGACGTCGCTGAACTACGAGCGGGCCTCAAGGCAATGGGTATATTCCGCCTGGGTGCTGCACAG AAAATTGTCTCATCtggtgacaaaaacaaagatgggTGTCTTGACTTCAATGAGTTCTCCAAGTATTTGAAGGAGCACGAGAAGAAGCTGCGGCTCACATTCAAGAGTCTGGACAGGAACAACGATG GACGCATTGATGCCTCAGAGATCCAGCAGTCCCTTGCAGAGCTGGGGATAGACATAAGCAAAGAGAATGCCCAGAAAATATTACACAG TATGGACATTGATGGGACCATGATGGTGGACTGGAATGAGTGGAGAGAACACTTCCTGTTCCACCCTGCTCACAATCTGGAGGAGATCATACGCTACTGGAAGCACTCCTCg GTGCTAGACATAGGTGACAGTCTTGCCATCCCGGATGAGTtcactgaggaggagaagagctcAGGCGGCTGGTGGAAGCAGCTTTGTGCAGGAGCTGTGGCAGGGGCTGTTTCTCGCACCGGTACAGCTCCTCTGGACAGAATGAAAGTCTTCATGCAG GTTCATTCTTCAAAAACCAACCGTATAAGCCTCTTAGGGGGCTTCAGGCAGATGATTGTAGAGGGAGGTCTAACTTCACTCTGGAGAGGAAATGGCACCAATGTTTTAAAGATTGCACCAGAGACAGCAATTAAATTCATGGCATATGAACAA TATAAAAAGTTGTTATCATCAGAGGGTAAAAAAATTGAGACACACAAAAGGTTCATGGCAGGCTCTCTCGCTGGGGCCACGGCACAGACAGCCATCTACCCAATGGAG GTATTAAAAACTAGACTAACACTGAGGAAAACTGGCCAGTACTCAGGGATGTTTGATTGTGCCAAAAAGGTCCTGAGGAAGGAAGGAGTGAAGGCTTTCTATAAGGGCTATGTTCCAAACTTAGTGGGCATCATTCCCTATGCTGGTATCGACCTCGCCGTTTACGAG AGTCTGAAAAACGCCTGGTTGTCATACCGCGCAACAGACTCGGCTAACCCTGGAGTTCTGGTGTTGGTGGGCTGTGGAACCATCTCCAGCACATGTGGCCAACTGGCCAGCTATCCACTCGCACTTGTGCGCACACGAATGCAGGCTCAAG CGTCTTTGAATGCATCAGACCAGCCCTCCATGAGCAGTCTGATGAAGAACATCGTAGCCAAAGATGGCTTTTTTGGACTCTATAGAGGCATCCTACCCAACTTCATGAAAGTCATTCCCGCTGTCAGCATTAGCTACGTGGTTTACGAGTACATGAAGACCGGTTTAGGAATCTCCTAA